Proteins from one Mus pahari chromosome 18, PAHARI_EIJ_v1.1, whole genome shotgun sequence genomic window:
- the Klhdc3 gene encoding kelch domain-containing protein 3, protein MLRWTVHLEGGPRRVNHAAVAVGHRVYSFGGYCSGEDYETLRQIDVHIFNAVSLRWTKLPPVRPAVRGQAPVVPYMRYGHSTVLIDDTVFLWGGRNDTEGACNVLYAFDVNTHKWSTPRVSGTVPGARDGHSACVLGKIMYIFGGYEQLADCFSNDIHKLDTSTMTWTLVCTKGNPARWRDFHSATMLGNHMYVFGGRADRFGPFHSNNEIYCNRIRVFDTRTEAWLDCPHTPVLPEGRRSHSAFGYNGELYIFGGYNARLNRHFHDLWKFNPGSFTWKKIEPKGKGPCPRRRQCCCIVGDKIVLFGGTSPSPEEGLGDEFDLIDHSDLHILDFSPSLKTLCKLAVLQYNLDQSCLPHDIRWELNAMTTNSNISRPIVSSHG, encoded by the exons ATGTTACGGTGGACAGTGCATCTGGAGGGCGGGCCACGCAGGGTGAACCATGCTGCAGTGGCTGTCGGGCACCGAGTATACTCCTTCGGGGGTTACTGCTCTGGGGAAGACTACGAAACACTACGGCAGATAGATGTGCACATCTTCAATGCTG TGTCCTTGCGTTGGACAAAGCTGCCCCCAGTGAGGCCTGCCGTCCGAGGACAGGCTCCTGTCGTTCCCTACATGCGGTATGGACACTCAACCGTCCTCATTGATGACACCGTCTTCCTTTGGGGTGGGCGCAATGACACCGAAGGGGCCTGCAACGTACTCTATGCCTTTGATGTCA ATACTCACAAGTGGTCTACACCCCGAGTGTCAGGAACAGTGCCTGGGGCACGGGATGGACATTCAGCTTGTGTCCTGGGCAAGATCATGTACATTTTTGGGGGATATGAACAGTTG GCCGACTGCTTTTCCAACGACATCCACAAGCTGGACACCAGCACCATGACGTGGACCCTTGTTTGTACAAAG GGCAATCCTGCACGTTGGAGGGACTTCCACTCAGCCACGATGCTGGGCAATCACATGTATGTCTTCGGGGGCCGTGCAGACCGCTTTGGGCCATTTCATTCCAACAATGAGATCTACTGTAATCGAATTCGAGTCTTTGATACCAGAACCGAGGCCTGGCTCGACTGTCCTCACACGCCGGTGCTGCCTGAGGGGCGCAGGAGCCATTCGGCCT TTGGCTACAATGGAGAGCTCTACATCTTTGGTGGCTACAATGCAAGGCTGAATCGGCATTTCCATGACCTCTGGAAGTTTAATCCTG GGTCCTTTACCTGGAAGAAGATTGAACCAAAGGGGAAAGGACCATGTCCCCGCCGCCGCCAGTGTTGCTGTATTGTTGGTGATAAGATTGTCCTCTTTGGCGGTACCAG CCCCTCCCCCGAGGAAGGCCTGGGGGATGAATTTGACCTCATAGATCATTCTGACTTACACATCTTGGACTTCA GTCCCAGTCTGAAGACACTCTGCAAACTGGCGGTGCTTCAGTATAACCTGGACCAGTCCTGTCTGCCCCATGACATCAG GTGGGAGCTCAACGCCATGACCACCAACAGCAATATCAGCCGGCCCATTGTCTCCTCCCATGGCTAG
- the Mea1 gene encoding male-enhanced antigen 1 isoform X2, which translates to MSLGSPRVSTGTRSSFDSCSSYTARTRNLSQKAPARMATVVXGGDTMGPERLFPNQTEDLGPHQGPTEGTGDWSSEEPEEEQEETGAGPAGYSYQPLNQDPEQEEVELAPVGEGEDGAADIQDRIQALGLHLPDPPLESEDEDEEGAAALSSHSSIPMDPEHVELVKRTMAGVSLPAPGVPAWAQEISDAPWEDVVQKALQARQASPAWK; encoded by the exons ATGTCCCTGGGGTCACCCAGGGTGTCTACAGGCACGAGGAGTTCCTTTGACAGCTGTAGCTCGTACACTGCCAGGACTAGAAACTTAAGCCAGAAAG CCCCTGCCCGGATGGCAACAGTAGTTNTAGGGGGAGACACCATGGGCCCTGAGCGTCTCTTCCCCAATCAGACTGAGGACTTAGGGCCNCATCAGGGTCCTACAGAAGGAACTGGGGATTGGAGCAGTGAAGAACccgaggaagaacaggaggaaacaGGAGCAGGCCCAGCAGGCTACTCGTACCAGCCCCTTAATCAAGACCCTGAACAAGAAGAAGTGGAATTGGCACCAGTGGGTGAGGGAGAAGATGGAGCCGCTGACATCCAAGATCGGATTCAGGCCCTGGGGCTTCATCTGCCAGACCCTCCATTGGAGAgtgaggatgaagatgaggagggAGCCGCGGCATTGAGCAGCCACAGCTCTATCCCCATGGACCCag AACACGTAGAGCTGGTGAAAAGGACGATGGCTGGAGTAAGCCTGCCTGCACCAGGGGTTCCTGCCTGGGCTCAGGAGATCTCAGATGCTCCGTGGGAAGATGTGGTGCAGAAAGCCCTCCAAGCCCGGCAGGCNTCCCCTGCCTGGAAGTGA
- the Mea1 gene encoding male-enhanced antigen 1 isoform X1, with the protein MAEAGQEADLSSSLASVSGTGRGWRTKSPTTSCPAGSEGAGPAVGSERVRREEIPTPRISGAAPARMATVVXGGDTMGPERLFPNQTEDLGPHQGPTEGTGDWSSEEPEEEQEETGAGPAGYSYQPLNQDPEQEEVELAPVGEGEDGAADIQDRIQALGLHLPDPPLESEDEDEEGAAALSSHSSIPMDPEHVELVKRTMAGVSLPAPGVPAWAQEISDAPWEDVVQKALQARQASPAWK; encoded by the exons ATGGCGGAGGCGGGGCAAGAGGCGGACTTGTCGTCCTCGCTTGCGTCAGTCTCGGGCACGGGGCGGGGCTGGAGGACTAAGAGCCCCACCACGTCCTGCCCCGCCGGAAGTGAAGGTGCGGGTCCGGCTGTGGGCTCTGAGAGGGTGAGGCGCGAGGAAATACCAACGCCGAGAATCAGTGGGGCGG CCCCTGCCCGGATGGCAACAGTAGTTNTAGGGGGAGACACCATGGGCCCTGAGCGTCTCTTCCCCAATCAGACTGAGGACTTAGGGCCNCATCAGGGTCCTACAGAAGGAACTGGGGATTGGAGCAGTGAAGAACccgaggaagaacaggaggaaacaGGAGCAGGCCCAGCAGGCTACTCGTACCAGCCCCTTAATCAAGACCCTGAACAAGAAGAAGTGGAATTGGCACCAGTGGGTGAGGGAGAAGATGGAGCCGCTGACATCCAAGATCGGATTCAGGCCCTGGGGCTTCATCTGCCAGACCCTCCATTGGAGAgtgaggatgaagatgaggagggAGCCGCGGCATTGAGCAGCCACAGCTCTATCCCCATGGACCCag AACACGTAGAGCTGGTGAAAAGGACGATGGCTGGAGTAAGCCTGCCTGCACCAGGGGTTCCTGCCTGGGCTCAGGAGATCTCAGATGCTCCGTGGGAAGATGTGGTGCAGAAAGCCCTCCAAGCCCGGCAGGCNTCCCCTGCCTGGAAGTGA
- the Mea1 gene encoding male-enhanced antigen 1 isoform X3: protein MATVVXGGDTMGPERLFPNQTEDLGPHQGPTEGTGDWSSEEPEEEQEETGAGPAGYSYQPLNQDPEQEEVELAPVGEGEDGAADIQDRIQALGLHLPDPPLESEDEDEEGAAALSSHSSIPMDPEHVELVKRTMAGVSLPAPGVPAWAQEISDAPWEDVVQKALQARQASPAWK from the exons ATGGCAACAGTAGTTNTAGGGGGAGACACCATGGGCCCTGAGCGTCTCTTCCCCAATCAGACTGAGGACTTAGGGCCNCATCAGGGTCCTACAGAAGGAACTGGGGATTGGAGCAGTGAAGAACccgaggaagaacaggaggaaacaGGAGCAGGCCCAGCAGGCTACTCGTACCAGCCCCTTAATCAAGACCCTGAACAAGAAGAAGTGGAATTGGCACCAGTGGGTGAGGGAGAAGATGGAGCCGCTGACATCCAAGATCGGATTCAGGCCCTGGGGCTTCATCTGCCAGACCCTCCATTGGAGAgtgaggatgaagatgaggagggAGCCGCGGCATTGAGCAGCCACAGCTCTATCCCCATGGACCCag AACACGTAGAGCTGGTGAAAAGGACGATGGCTGGAGTAAGCCTGCCTGCACCAGGGGTTCCTGCCTGGGCTCAGGAGATCTCAGATGCTCCGTGGGAAGATGTGGTGCAGAAAGCCCTCCAAGCCCGGCAGGCNTCCCCTGCCTGGAAGTGA